In the genome of Flavivirga spongiicola, one region contains:
- a CDS encoding SusC/RagA family TonB-linked outer membrane protein, whose product MRTFILLCFTTAFSFSPNSTFSQNAKIKIDANKTISVAEIFEMIQQQAGYKFIYSDDLIVNAPKIELKKGVILAKKLLDIGLKPIGCTFEFTENETVIVKRVSIPLPEVKPQISVKGTVVDTNGQPLPGANIIEKGTTNGVQTDFDGNFSLNVADTNAILIISYLGFFPQEITINNQTVINVTLQTDASGLDEVVVVAYGIQKKETLTSSVVEVKSEKLADVTVPEVATMLQGKVAGVQVLPSSGRPGSSPNVFIRGRSSIDNGNNEPLWVVDGVIFGNSDPKLNPNDVASLSVLKDASATALYGNRAANGVIIVTTKRGVKGTKPKMEVFLKTAINQFNTGNFEVMNSQQLYDFHQQLGNTEPWFTEDLLQRDYNWVEGLTQDALVKDASIRFTSATDTHNLLISSGYYDEESTVIGNDLKRYNFRTNLDYNITDKLTIKPKLYFVFDRRENVNEASLYQAYTNMPWDLPFASDGSVVNAQTAPGDDWIGRDRGNYFYDAQWNYTDSRSFDLFASFDFEYKLLPNLTFVSTNNFRWGHFESFSYTDPRSNSGRAFNGSVYDYNSRSLSRFTNQMLKYSNTFNEDHTLNVLAAYEYNDRSSRWFSAESQNVLVNGQVQNIGLEATEIQGSAGESAQQSFLFTADYDYKSKYFVKGSVRVDGASAFAPDYRYGTFYAAAAGWNIHKEGFFNTDKINKLKLRGSYGSVGNLIGGFAYLTTYNVEFQYAGVLAAKPARLGTPDVSWEKITEANIGLDATLFNAVDLTVDVYNKESSDLLFFRRLPDLSGFSGRFQNIGSVTNKGLEIGVSAHIVNKDDFGISVGANISFNNNEVNELPDGSDIFGAGNTIIREGEEFGAFYLRKWLGVHPANGEPVFEVVNEDGTRSTTFDYNAATLQVAGSANADFTGGFNTNIRYKDFTLSSNWSFSYGAELLNGSRTLFDSDGFYLAFNQMVLPNGWARWQQPGDIVTHPLPKVGGYLSSNQTSTRDLEDGSYLRLNNVRLSYNLPQSILDKVGISGANIYVSGDNLVTLTKFTGVDPTVNDTDGSGRTVLGTTNLSYPIPRRFALGLNLSF is encoded by the coding sequence ATGAGAACATTTATATTATTATGCTTCACAACAGCTTTCAGCTTTTCGCCTAATAGTACATTTTCTCAGAATGCAAAAATTAAAATTGATGCTAATAAAACCATATCGGTAGCTGAAATTTTTGAGATGATTCAACAACAAGCTGGCTATAAATTTATTTATAGTGATGACTTAATAGTAAATGCTCCTAAGATTGAATTGAAAAAAGGTGTCATTCTTGCAAAAAAATTATTAGATATAGGCTTAAAACCTATAGGATGTACTTTTGAGTTTACAGAAAATGAAACTGTCATAGTAAAACGAGTAAGCATTCCATTACCAGAAGTAAAACCGCAAATTTCTGTAAAAGGAACAGTGGTAGATACAAATGGACAGCCTTTACCAGGAGCAAACATTATAGAAAAAGGAACTACCAACGGAGTGCAAACCGACTTTGATGGTAATTTTTCTTTAAATGTAGCTGATACCAATGCTATTCTTATTATTTCGTATTTAGGGTTCTTCCCTCAAGAGATAACAATAAATAACCAAACAGTTATTAATGTAACCTTACAAACAGATGCTTCTGGTTTAGATGAGGTAGTTGTAGTAGCTTATGGTATACAGAAAAAAGAAACATTAACATCATCTGTGGTAGAAGTTAAATCAGAAAAATTAGCAGACGTAACTGTGCCAGAAGTAGCAACTATGCTACAAGGTAAGGTCGCAGGTGTTCAGGTTTTGCCTAGTAGTGGTAGGCCAGGGTCATCGCCAAACGTTTTTATTAGAGGGCGTTCATCTATAGACAACGGAAATAACGAGCCTTTATGGGTTGTTGATGGTGTTATTTTTGGTAATTCAGACCCTAAGTTAAACCCTAATGACGTAGCTAGCTTATCGGTTTTAAAAGATGCATCTGCTACCGCTTTATACGGTAATAGAGCAGCCAATGGTGTAATAATTGTTACTACAAAAAGAGGTGTTAAAGGAACAAAGCCTAAGATGGAGGTTTTCTTAAAAACGGCTATAAACCAATTTAATACTGGGAATTTTGAAGTAATGAATTCTCAACAGTTATATGATTTTCATCAGCAGCTAGGGAATACTGAACCTTGGTTTACCGAAGATTTATTGCAAAGAGATTATAATTGGGTAGAAGGATTAACACAGGACGCTTTGGTAAAGGATGCCTCTATAAGGTTTACTTCTGCTACTGATACACATAATTTGTTAATATCTTCTGGTTATTATGATGAAGAAAGTACAGTAATTGGTAACGATTTAAAAAGATATAATTTCCGTACCAATTTAGATTATAACATAACAGATAAGTTAACTATTAAGCCAAAGCTTTATTTTGTTTTTGATAGAAGAGAAAACGTTAACGAAGCCTCATTATATCAAGCCTATACCAACATGCCTTGGGATTTACCCTTTGCATCAGATGGTTCGGTAGTCAATGCACAAACGGCACCAGGTGATGATTGGATAGGCAGGGATAGAGGTAATTATTTTTATGATGCCCAGTGGAATTATACCGATTCAAGGTCATTTGACTTGTTTGCAAGTTTTGATTTTGAATATAAGTTGTTACCTAACTTAACCTTTGTCTCTACTAACAATTTTAGATGGGGTCACTTTGAGTCGTTCAGCTACACAGATCCAAGATCTAATTCAGGTCGTGCTTTTAATGGTTCTGTTTATGATTATAACTCTAGGTCTTTAAGTAGGTTTACCAACCAAATGTTAAAGTATTCTAATACATTTAACGAAGACCATACGCTTAATGTTTTAGCAGCTTATGAATATAACGATAGATCGTCGCGGTGGTTTAGTGCTGAATCTCAAAATGTTTTAGTTAATGGCCAAGTACAGAATATAGGCTTAGAGGCAACAGAAATTCAAGGATCCGCAGGAGAATCTGCTCAGCAATCCTTTTTATTTACTGCAGATTATGATTACAAGAGTAAATACTTTGTAAAAGGTTCTGTAAGAGTAGATGGAGCTTCTGCTTTTGCTCCTGATTATCGTTATGGTACTTTTTATGCGGCAGCAGCAGGTTGGAACATTCATAAAGAAGGTTTCTTCAATACAGATAAAATAAATAAGTTAAAATTAAGAGGAAGTTATGGATCTGTAGGTAATCTAATTGGTGGTTTTGCCTATTTAACAACGTATAATGTAGAGTTTCAATATGCGGGAGTATTAGCAGCTAAGCCTGCAAGATTAGGCACACCCGATGTCTCATGGGAAAAAATTACTGAAGCCAATATTGGTTTAGATGCTACGCTATTTAATGCCGTAGATTTAACGGTAGATGTTTATAATAAAGAAAGTTCCGATTTATTATTCTTTAGACGATTACCAGATTTGTCTGGTTTTTCGGGAAGATTTCAGAATATTGGATCGGTTACCAATAAAGGACTAGAAATTGGAGTTTCTGCTCATATTGTAAACAAAGATGATTTTGGTATAAGTGTAGGAGCTAATATTAGTTTTAATAATAATGAGGTAAATGAATTACCTGATGGATCAGACATTTTTGGTGCTGGTAATACCATTATTAGAGAAGGCGAAGAATTTGGAGCATTTTATTTAAGAAAATGGCTTGGAGTGCATCCTGCAAACGGAGAACCAGTTTTTGAAGTTGTTAATGAAGATGGAACAAGATCTACAACTTTTGATTACAATGCTGCAACACTACAGGTAGCAGGATCAGCAAATGCTGATTTTACAGGAGGCTTTAATACAAATATTAGGTATAAGGATTTTACCTTAAGTTCTAACTGGAGTTTTTCTTATGGTGCTGAATTATTAAACGGATCACGGACCTTGTTTGATTCTGATGGATTTTACCTAGCATTTAATCAGATGGTATTGCCTAATGGATGGGCAAGATGGCAACAGCCTGGAGATATCGTAACGCATCCATTACCAAAGGTAGGCGGGTATCTATCAAGTAATCAAACATCTACACGCGACTTAGAAGACGGTAGTTATTTAAGATTAAACAATGTAAGATTATCTTATAATTTACCTCAGTCTATATTAGACAAAGTAGGAATATCTGGTGCAAACATTTATGTTTCTGGAGATAATCTGGTTACGCTTACTAAGTTTACAGGTGTAGACCCAACAGTTAATGATACTGATGGTTCTGGTAGAACGGTTTTAGGTACAACAAATTTAAGCTATCCTATACCAAGACGTTTTGCTTTAGGTCTTAATCTTTCGTTTTAA
- a CDS encoding FecR family protein, translating into MPNKNIETIIIKYFSRSASIDEMIELTEWMREESNYLVFKNFVNTNYLIDSNMLDFDIEGEREKVLQKIKQDKTSLRKSAFKRVFKYAAIFIVTIGLGYAYLINNFSFDKEEQISNTKNDATILPGMDKAILTLENGSEVVLEKGKKVTLKGRTLNEDKLIYDSKSGSKKKQALQFNYLTIPRGGQYFVQLSDNTRVWLNSDSKLKYPVFFIEGQTRMVELIYGEAYFEVSKSTMHDGDRFMVKTGMQEIEVLGTEFNIKAYQDENDIVTTLVEGQVKVGNGIESKFLKPSEQSIINMKGQGITVQKVNKLFDEIAWKEGYFSFRQKTMKDIMKTLSRWYDVEYIFRNPEIENKSFSGVLDRESTIDQILIYIQKTNEINYRIGNNIVIIE; encoded by the coding sequence ATGCCAAATAAAAATATAGAAACCATAATAATCAAGTACTTCTCCAGATCAGCTTCCATAGATGAAATGATCGAATTAACGGAATGGATGCGTGAAGAATCCAATTATTTGGTTTTTAAGAATTTCGTTAATACCAATTACTTAATAGACTCCAATATGCTTGACTTTGATATAGAAGGTGAAAGAGAAAAAGTACTGCAAAAGATAAAGCAAGACAAAACCAGTTTACGAAAAAGTGCTTTTAAACGAGTCTTTAAATATGCAGCAATATTTATAGTTACGATAGGGTTAGGATATGCATATCTGATAAATAATTTTTCTTTTGATAAAGAAGAACAAATTAGTAACACTAAAAATGACGCAACTATTTTACCAGGTATGGACAAAGCCATACTTACCTTAGAAAACGGGTCTGAAGTTGTTTTAGAAAAGGGAAAAAAAGTGACATTAAAAGGACGTACACTTAATGAAGATAAACTGATATATGATTCTAAATCAGGATCTAAAAAGAAACAAGCACTTCAGTTTAATTATTTAACAATACCCAGGGGTGGGCAATATTTCGTACAATTATCAGATAACACACGTGTATGGCTAAATTCAGATTCTAAACTGAAATATCCTGTTTTCTTTATTGAGGGACAAACCCGTATGGTAGAATTAATTTATGGAGAAGCTTATTTTGAGGTTTCAAAAAGTACAATGCATGACGGAGATCGGTTTATGGTTAAAACAGGAATGCAGGAAATAGAAGTATTAGGTACAGAATTTAATATTAAAGCTTACCAAGATGAAAATGATATTGTTACAACTTTAGTAGAAGGTCAGGTAAAAGTTGGTAACGGTATAGAATCTAAATTTCTTAAACCTTCTGAACAGTCTATAATCAATATGAAAGGACAAGGCATTACTGTTCAAAAAGTCAATAAACTATTTGATGAAATTGCTTGGAAAGAGGGCTATTTTAGTTTTAGACAAAAAACTATGAAAGACATTATGAAGACATTATCCAGATGGTATGATGTAGAGTATATTTTTAGAAACCCGGAGATAGAGAATAAAAGTTTTTCAGGTGTATTAGATAGAGAAAGTACCATAGACCAAATATTAATTTATATACAAAAAACTAATGAAATAAATTACCGTATAGGAAATAATATTGTCATCATTGAATAA
- a CDS encoding Gfo/Idh/MocA family protein: protein MNSRRNFIKKSAITGAGIAMAPNLTFGISNKGRGEKLNIGIIGVGLRGTNHLGNLLQRSDVNVLAICDIDSKRISIALDKIEKANHKKPQVFGKSDYDYRNLLALKDIDAVIIATPWLWHTKMAVDAMKAGKYTGLEVSAANTLEECWDLVNTHEETGSHLMILENVNYRRDVLAVLNMVKQNVFGELLHFTCGYQHDLRHVKLNDGKTAYGKGVEFGEKGISESTWRTQHSLLRNADVYPTHGLGPVATMADVNRGNRFLSLTSHATKAIGLNKYIVDNGGKDHPNAKLKWKQGDIITSTIETSNSETIIVTHNVNTPHPYSLGFKVQGVQGLTDFDYHTQRIHIEGVTKGHGWEDMDAWFKKYDHPLWKKYGNDATEAGHGGIDFFVMNAFVESAKQNIAPPMDAYDAAAWSAVTPLSELSIENNGEPQDFPDFTRGMWVKRKPYNWIKDTY, encoded by the coding sequence ATGAATTCAAGACGAAATTTCATAAAGAAATCTGCTATAACAGGAGCAGGAATAGCTATGGCTCCAAACTTAACATTTGGGATATCTAATAAAGGAAGAGGAGAAAAATTAAATATAGGAATAATAGGTGTTGGACTACGAGGGACCAATCACTTAGGAAATTTGTTGCAAAGAAGCGATGTAAATGTATTAGCTATTTGTGATATAGATTCAAAAAGAATTTCAATAGCCTTAGATAAAATAGAAAAAGCGAATCATAAAAAACCACAAGTATTTGGTAAAAGTGATTATGATTATAGAAATTTATTAGCTTTAAAAGACATAGATGCAGTCATTATAGCTACTCCTTGGCTATGGCACACAAAAATGGCTGTAGATGCTATGAAGGCTGGCAAATATACAGGATTAGAAGTTTCTGCAGCTAATACCTTAGAGGAATGTTGGGATTTGGTAAATACACATGAAGAAACTGGATCACATCTAATGATTCTAGAGAATGTAAACTACCGAAGAGATGTTTTGGCTGTACTAAATATGGTAAAGCAAAATGTGTTTGGAGAATTGTTACACTTTACATGTGGTTACCAACATGATCTTAGACATGTAAAACTTAACGACGGAAAAACAGCTTATGGAAAAGGAGTTGAATTTGGAGAAAAAGGTATTTCAGAATCGACATGGAGAACACAGCATTCGTTGTTAAGAAATGCAGATGTATATCCAACTCATGGTCTAGGACCAGTAGCTACCATGGCAGATGTAAACAGAGGTAATCGTTTCCTCTCTTTAACATCCCACGCTACCAAAGCCATTGGATTGAACAAATATATTGTTGACAATGGAGGTAAGGATCACCCTAATGCGAAATTGAAATGGAAACAAGGAGATATTATAACATCTACAATAGAGACTTCTAATAGTGAAACTATTATTGTAACACATAATGTAAATACCCCACACCCCTACTCTTTAGGATTTAAGGTACAAGGTGTACAAGGACTTACAGATTTCGATTACCATACACAACGTATTCATATAGAAGGTGTAACAAAAGGACATGGCTGGGAAGATATGGATGCATGGTTTAAAAAATATGATCATCCTTTATGGAAAAAATATGGCAATGATGCGACAGAAGCTGGTCATGGTGGAATAGACTTTTTCGTAATGAATGCCTTTGTAGAATCTGCAAAACAAAATATAGCACCACCAATGGATGCTTACGATGCAGCAGCATGGAGTGCAGTAACGCCATTATCAGAACTATCAATAGAGAACAATGGAGAACCACAAGATTTCCCAGATTTTACTAGGGGCATGTGGGTAAAACGTAAACCTTATAACTGGATTAAGGATACTTATTAA
- a CDS encoding ATP-binding protein has product MLSLKLYHFLLIAFFYSSFSYGQNHANFKHLSPIFNNKSVAISKTAQDQQGNIWMLSVYGILVYDGYNYKAVKNETIFPNWKEEDVIKDIVLDNNNNIWITSTLGLVSKYNAPKGQFEDISILVKDGITKVRPKEENVWLISKNSAIYCYSGSKIDHITTIYNEGLPLKNSIDIDFVKPNELYVSTDNGKIFNYSLKSKKTTELVGVYTDYPGTIILRTDNNNKLWIGTEAFGVLVYDSVLKQFIQESLFEKKSYNINKEIFLTLFCDKEGYMWGGTDGGGLYKINSNNGEIEIFTKQDSNEFSLGSNTILNINEDNHKNIWICTNYGKLNVLPSANNNIKYHEGSANNTPLRVLSVYKSSQGDLWAGTDGSGITKISYNLDGSTNETQYFNNIALNKGFYVQSIIEDNQSNIWFGTYKNGLYFHNTKKGTFEKVNIVNSKKQEATDVRTVFKDSKDRIWVGSNISINVYSSNLSLLASFENNTKGLKGSIVESFIEDETGAIWLGIYQGGLFMFNENKNNLKHSTFSNHSYSKNNESKNHRVKYMALGDSNDIWLINSVSKLLKFHTKSKSYSTFDHIESINEQDFSSVIVEDNNNIWLSSNNGICHINIEKASLKRYYSTDGLQDNSFLSRSAFKDKQGTMYFGGLKGLNYFNPKQLSKKVPHPSLSINTIEILNQPADALIPSQIPSGISNVELLKLKYNQSSFSFRFSAIDNILNPKYYYAYRLKGFDDDWITSRSERIATYTNIPSGSYIFEVKAGTKKGVWDIPKKQITIEIDQPIWNKPIAYFIYMCFFGLFIFGLKRWYSLKKKLFLEKVSHKKESELHDLKMNFFTKMSHEIQTPITLILGPIDDMLRLAEQNGNLLLKQRLNIIANNTNRLSKIARELTLVRNKELNKLRLTVTKNNLFKNIEDISLSFKELARKKQIDFAINCPENLSEAWYDKEKIEHIIYNLLSNAFKFTPKEGNIQLSIIPINSKKQIKLSVIDSGPGIPKEELDTIFELFYQSNIGKKNKGSGIGLALTKELIDLHRGTIKVDSTHLEGTNFTITLPVTEEAYLDSEKIITSDSEKPIVDIEDKNENEKESEGPNLYKKTILIVEDNYDLQTFLKELLFDQYNIILAENGEEGFHYAKSNFPDLILSDIMMPKLDGIEMCKALQTDHLTKHIPIILLTAKNSTNAKISGLKSGAIEYINKPFNTKELLLKVKNIISSKEHIISKYRKEIISHPKIKLEQSPDEVFLENLTFRINSKLDDANFKIETLADSLNMSYSSLYRKCQSLTGHSLVDFVRLMRLKKAAILIAKYGYTISEVAFMVGFNDPKYFSKCFKKLYKKNPKNFGIEAKKMGVDEYLKKHRLENII; this is encoded by the coding sequence ATGCTCTCATTAAAACTTTATCATTTTCTACTCATTGCTTTTTTTTACTCTTCATTTTCGTATGGGCAAAATCATGCAAATTTTAAGCACTTATCACCAATTTTTAATAATAAATCTGTAGCTATATCAAAAACAGCTCAAGATCAACAGGGAAACATCTGGATGCTTTCAGTTTATGGTATTTTAGTGTATGATGGATATAATTATAAAGCAGTAAAAAATGAAACTATTTTTCCTAATTGGAAAGAAGAAGATGTTATAAAGGATATTGTTTTAGATAATAATAATAACATATGGATAACATCTACATTAGGGTTGGTGTCCAAATATAATGCACCAAAAGGGCAATTTGAAGATATTTCAATACTGGTAAAAGATGGCATTACAAAAGTTCGCCCAAAAGAAGAAAATGTTTGGTTAATTTCAAAAAACAGTGCGATATATTGTTATTCAGGCTCTAAAATTGATCATATTACAACAATTTATAATGAGGGTTTACCTCTTAAAAACAGTATTGATATTGATTTTGTAAAACCAAATGAGTTATATGTAAGCACAGACAATGGGAAAATTTTTAACTATTCCTTAAAATCAAAAAAAACGACTGAATTAGTAGGTGTCTATACCGATTACCCAGGGACTATAATTCTAAGAACAGATAACAATAACAAACTTTGGATAGGTACTGAAGCCTTTGGAGTTCTTGTGTATGATAGTGTACTTAAACAATTCATTCAAGAATCTCTTTTTGAAAAAAAGAGCTATAATATTAATAAAGAAATATTCTTAACACTGTTTTGCGATAAGGAAGGCTATATGTGGGGAGGTACAGATGGAGGTGGTTTGTACAAAATAAATTCTAACAATGGAGAAATTGAGATATTCACTAAACAAGATTCTAATGAATTTTCTTTGGGGAGTAATACCATCTTAAATATTAATGAAGACAATCATAAAAATATATGGATATGCACAAATTATGGTAAACTTAACGTACTACCAAGTGCTAATAACAATATTAAATACCATGAAGGTTCCGCAAACAATACACCTCTTAGAGTTTTATCTGTCTATAAAAGCTCTCAAGGCGACTTATGGGCTGGAACAGATGGCTCTGGCATAACAAAAATCAGTTATAACTTAGATGGTTCTACGAATGAAACACAATACTTTAATAATATAGCATTAAATAAAGGCTTTTATGTACAATCTATAATTGAAGATAATCAATCTAATATTTGGTTTGGTACCTATAAAAATGGACTTTATTTTCATAATACAAAGAAAGGGACTTTTGAAAAAGTTAATATTGTTAATTCTAAAAAGCAGGAAGCTACTGATGTAAGAACTGTATTTAAAGACTCTAAAGATCGTATTTGGGTTGGATCAAATATTTCAATAAATGTCTATTCTTCTAATTTAAGCCTATTAGCCTCTTTTGAGAATAATACAAAAGGTTTAAAAGGCTCTATTGTTGAAAGTTTTATTGAAGATGAAACAGGTGCTATTTGGTTAGGAATTTATCAAGGAGGTTTGTTTATGTTTAATGAAAATAAAAACAACCTAAAGCACTCAACGTTTTCAAATCATTCTTATAGTAAAAATAATGAGAGTAAAAACCATAGAGTCAAGTATATGGCTCTTGGAGATTCCAATGATATATGGTTAATAAATAGCGTTAGCAAACTTTTAAAGTTTCACACAAAGAGTAAATCATATTCAACTTTTGACCATATAGAATCTATTAACGAGCAAGATTTTAGTTCTGTAATAGTAGAAGACAATAATAATATTTGGTTGAGTTCGAACAATGGGATATGTCATATAAATATTGAAAAAGCCAGTTTAAAAAGATATTACAGTACAGATGGTCTGCAAGATAATTCCTTTTTATCTAGAAGTGCTTTTAAAGATAAGCAGGGTACCATGTATTTTGGCGGACTTAAAGGTTTAAATTATTTTAATCCAAAACAGTTAAGCAAAAAAGTACCGCACCCTTCACTCTCTATTAATACTATAGAGATTCTTAATCAACCAGCCGATGCTTTAATTCCTTCACAAATTCCTTCGGGAATTTCTAATGTTGAATTATTAAAATTAAAATATAACCAATCTTCTTTTTCGTTTAGGTTTTCTGCTATTGATAATATTCTCAATCCAAAATATTATTATGCATATAGATTAAAAGGATTTGATGATGATTGGATAACTAGCCGTTCTGAACGCATTGCTACTTATACAAATATTCCTTCAGGTAGTTATATTTTTGAAGTTAAGGCAGGCACAAAAAAAGGTGTTTGGGATATTCCAAAGAAGCAAATTACTATAGAAATAGACCAGCCTATTTGGAATAAACCAATAGCATATTTTATTTACATGTGTTTTTTTGGGTTATTTATATTTGGACTAAAACGGTGGTATTCGTTGAAAAAAAAATTATTCTTAGAAAAAGTTAGCCATAAAAAAGAAAGTGAGTTACATGACCTTAAAATGAATTTCTTTACTAAAATGTCTCACGAAATTCAAACTCCAATAACACTAATTTTAGGTCCAATTGATGATATGTTAAGATTGGCCGAACAAAATGGAAACTTACTACTTAAACAACGCCTAAATATTATAGCCAATAATACGAATCGACTTTCTAAAATAGCTCGCGAGTTAACCTTAGTTAGGAATAAAGAATTAAACAAGTTAAGGTTAACAGTTACTAAAAATAATTTGTTTAAAAATATTGAAGACATTTCTTTGTCATTTAAAGAATTAGCAAGAAAAAAACAAATTGATTTTGCTATAAACTGTCCAGAAAATTTGTCAGAAGCATGGTATGATAAAGAAAAAATAGAACACATTATATATAACCTACTTTCCAATGCATTCAAGTTTACTCCAAAAGAGGGAAATATTCAGTTAAGTATAATTCCAATCAATTCAAAAAAACAAATAAAATTGTCTGTAATAGATTCTGGTCCTGGAATTCCCAAAGAGGAATTAGATACTATTTTCGAATTATTCTACCAATCTAACATAGGTAAAAAGAACAAAGGTTCTGGTATTGGATTGGCACTTACAAAAGAATTGATAGATTTACATAGAGGAACAATTAAAGTTGATTCAACCCACTTAGAAGGCACAAATTTCACTATTACATTACCTGTTACAGAAGAGGCTTATCTAGATTCTGAAAAAATTATAACTAGTGATTCTGAAAAACCAATAGTTGATATTGAAGATAAAAACGAAAATGAAAAGGAAAGTGAAGGGCCTAACCTGTATAAAAAAACAATCCTAATAGTAGAGGACAATTATGATTTGCAGACTTTTTTAAAAGAACTGTTATTTGATCAATACAATATTATTCTTGCTGAAAATGGTGAAGAAGGTTTTCATTATGCCAAAAGTAATTTTCCTGACCTTATTCTAAGTGACATCATGATGCCTAAACTTGATGGCATTGAAATGTGTAAAGCATTACAAACAGATCACTTAACAAAGCATATTCCTATTATATTACTGACAGCAAAAAACTCTACAAATGCTAAGATTTCTGGACTAAAATCCGGTGCTATAGAATATATTAACAAGCCCTTTAATACTAAAGAGTTATTGTTAAAGGTTAAAAATATAATTTCATCTAAAGAACATATAATTTCAAAATACCGCAAAGAAATAATTAGTCATCCAAAAATAAAATTAGAGCAATCCCCAGATGAGGTTTTTCTTGAAAACTTAACATTTAGAATAAATTCAAAATTAGATGATGCTAATTTTAAAATAGAAACGCTTGCAGATTCTTTAAATATGAGCTATTCTAGTCTTTATAGAAAATGTCAATCTTTAACGGGGCACAGTTTAGTTGATTTTGTTCGTCTAATGCGGTTAAAAAAAGCGGCCATTTTAATTGCCAAATATGGCTATACAATTTCTGAAGTTGCTTTTATGGTAGGCTTTAATGATCCGAAATATTTTTCTAAATGTTTTAAAAAACTATATAAGAAAAACCCTAAGAATTTTGGAATTGAAGCAAAAAAAATGGGTGTTGACGAATACCTCAAAAAGCATCGTTTAGAAAACATCATTTAG
- a CDS encoding RNA polymerase sigma factor, producing the protein MYTDLSNIKTLVQELEKGNHQALVFLMNTYHHQLCLYAYSLSNDFDGAKDIVQNVFVKIWEDKHKLQHVKSIKSFLYKSVYNGFIDQWRKDKKMLAIEQKHFEALEDIVKNENADVLKKQLSLVKLEIQRLPPKCKETFLLSKQEGLTNIEIANFMNVSIRTVEAQMNKAFRILRKKLQNKIKPMLFLLFGINFHVES; encoded by the coding sequence TTGTATACTGATCTCTCAAATATTAAAACATTAGTCCAAGAGCTTGAAAAAGGTAATCATCAAGCATTGGTGTTTTTAATGAATACCTATCATCACCAGCTTTGTTTATATGCTTATAGTCTCTCGAATGATTTTGATGGTGCTAAGGATATTGTACAAAATGTTTTTGTTAAAATATGGGAAGACAAACATAAACTACAACATGTAAAATCTATAAAGAGTTTTTTATATAAATCTGTGTATAATGGCTTTATAGATCAATGGAGAAAGGATAAAAAAATGTTAGCTATTGAACAAAAACATTTTGAAGCTTTGGAAGATATCGTTAAAAACGAAAATGCAGATGTGTTAAAAAAACAACTATCACTGGTTAAGCTTGAAATTCAAAGATTGCCTCCAAAATGTAAAGAGACATTTTTATTGAGCAAGCAGGAAGGTTTAACCAATATTGAGATTGCTAATTTTATGAATGTTTCTATTAGAACTGTAGAGGCGCAAATGAATAAAGCTTTTAGAATACTTCGCAAAAAGCTTCAAAATAAGATTAAACCTATGTTGTTTTTATTATTTGGCATTAATTTTCATGTTGAAAGTTAA